In Pseudomonadota bacterium, the following are encoded in one genomic region:
- a CDS encoding ubiquinone/menaquinone biosynthesis methyltransferase, translating to MTPRVPRQPPAALPVASIQARSESRALGHGLAVRSMFDRIAATYDLLNRLLSFGLDRSWRNRALAALGARLDAGAPPGPVLDLCAGTLDLSVLTLRRLPGRAVVATDFARDMLVRGRAKLRDRGHIAISDAQKLPFRERSFAGAICGFGMRNLAQPTLGLAEVHRVLKPKGALVVLDFFRPTRATTRAFHALYGQGVLPAVGALVSGDRHAYGYLARSMRGFVTRSEFAQAMRAAGFRDVCETDLTFGVASLVGGLK from the coding sequence GTGACACCACGAGTACCGCGACAACCGCCAGCCGCGCTGCCGGTGGCGAGCATCCAGGCACGCTCCGAGTCGCGCGCGCTGGGTCACGGGCTTGCGGTCCGCTCGATGTTCGATCGCATCGCCGCAACGTACGATCTGCTCAATCGCTTGCTCTCGTTCGGCCTCGACCGCAGCTGGCGCAATCGCGCCTTGGCCGCTTTGGGTGCGCGGCTCGACGCGGGGGCGCCGCCCGGCCCCGTGCTGGACTTGTGTGCGGGCACGCTGGACCTATCCGTCTTGACGCTGCGCCGCCTGCCGGGGCGTGCCGTGGTGGCCACGGACTTTGCACGGGACATGTTGGTTCGAGGCCGCGCAAAGCTCCGGGACCGAGGCCATATCGCCATCTCGGACGCTCAGAAGCTGCCTTTTCGAGAGCGCAGCTTCGCAGGGGCAATCTGTGGCTTTGGTATGCGCAACCTCGCTCAGCCGACGCTGGGTCTGGCGGAAGTACATCGCGTGCTCAAGCCGAAGGGTGCCCTCGTTGTCCTCGACTTCTTCCGCCCCACGCGCGCCACCACCCGGGCGTTTCACGCCCTGTACGGTCAGGGCGTACTGCCGGCCGTGGGCGCGCTGGTTTCGGGCGACCGCCATGCCTACGGCTATCTGGCTCGGTCCATGCGGGGCTTCGTCACGCGCAGCGAATTCGCTCAAGCCATGCGGGCTGCCGGCTTCCGCGATGTCTGCGAAACCGACCTGACCTTCGGTGTGGCTTCTTTGGTGGGAGGCCTCAAGTGA
- a CDS encoding UbiX family flavin prenyltransferase, translated as MRLVVGISGASGAPYAKRMLQRLAEQRSSHEVQVLLSRTAEQVWAHECDGHPRELGWPTFAGRDYDAACASGSAGFEAMVVIPASMSCVARVAHGISDDLLTRAADVVLKERRKLIVVPREAPYSALHMENMLALTRLGVLVIPASPAFYAHPTTIRDLLDTVIDRVFVHLGLSHSQKRWGYEVLSRHKTTHGNA; from the coding sequence GTGAGACTCGTGGTGGGCATCAGCGGCGCCTCGGGCGCACCGTACGCCAAGCGGATGCTGCAGCGGCTGGCAGAGCAGCGCTCGTCGCACGAGGTGCAGGTGCTTCTATCGAGAACCGCCGAGCAGGTCTGGGCGCACGAGTGCGACGGTCACCCCCGAGAGCTCGGCTGGCCGACTTTCGCAGGACGAGACTACGACGCTGCCTGCGCGAGCGGGTCCGCCGGGTTCGAGGCGATGGTGGTGATTCCGGCCTCGATGTCGTGCGTGGCCCGTGTAGCGCACGGCATCAGCGACGACCTGCTCACGCGCGCCGCGGATGTGGTGCTCAAGGAGCGCCGCAAGCTCATCGTCGTGCCGCGCGAGGCCCCGTACTCGGCGCTGCACATGGAGAACATGCTGGCTCTGACACGGCTCGGCGTGCTGGTGATCCCTGCCTCGCCCGCGTTCTACGCCCATCCCACGACCATCCGAGATCTGCTCGATACGGTGATCGATCGAGTCTTCGTGCACCTCGGGCTCTCGCACAGCCAGAAGCGATGGGGTTACGAGGTGCTTAGCCGCCACAAGACGACCCACGGCAATGCGTGA